From Candidatus Nomurabacteria bacterium, one genomic window encodes:
- a CDS encoding HAD-IIB family hydrolase: protein MKYKHLFFDMDKTIAPARQPILPEMFELLSSLPQDIVIVSGQDVEKIKWQSNNLHAVVLGQNGNHAVDVDGAELWNVPLDESHRAEIMAHIDAIVNILDHDLNLEWDPIEDRGAQITFSPIGNTAPVEVKMTYDPDRKKRDALIEKVPFESNDLVVKIGGSTSFDYIHKDRHKGTNVQKLIDLKGWDKNDCVYYGDGLYPGGNDEAVIGVIETVSVEDHLDTYTKLKELIG, encoded by the coding sequence ATGAAATACAAACACCTTTTCTTTGATATGGATAAGACCATTGCACCGGCTCGTCAACCGATCTTGCCTGAGATGTTCGAGCTTCTTTCTTCCCTTCCACAGGATATTGTGATTGTCTCTGGTCAAGATGTAGAAAAGATCAAGTGGCAAAGTAATAACCTGCATGCGGTAGTGCTTGGTCAGAACGGAAATCATGCAGTTGATGTAGACGGTGCGGAATTGTGGAATGTACCACTTGATGAATCACATCGAGCTGAGATCATGGCGCATATTGATGCTATTGTGAATATTCTCGACCACGATCTTAATCTCGAATGGGATCCGATCGAGGATCGTGGGGCCCAGATCACCTTCAGTCCGATTGGTAACACAGCGCCAGTTGAGGTCAAGATGACATATGATCCTGACCGAAAGAAGCGCGATGCACTCATTGAAAAAGTACCATTTGAATCAAACGATCTTGTGGTAAAGATCGGCGGTTCAACCAGTTTTGACTACATTCACAAAGATCGGCATAAGGGGACGAATGTACAGAAGTTGATAGATCTAAAGGGCTGGGATAAAAATGACTGTGTCTACTATGGCGATGGCTTGTATCCTGGTGGGAATGATGAAGCTGTGATCGGAGTGATCGAGACAGTGTCAGTTGAAGATCATCTCGATACGTACACCAAACTCAAAGAGCTTATCGGCTAG
- a CDS encoding efflux RND transporter permease subunit has product MWEFFIKNNRFAYLFLVALIGVGVFSITTISRESAPEVVIPVGIVSTVLPGAPAADVESLVTNEIERGLRGLENVKKITSTSRESVSTIVVEFDEDADLDASILDLKDEVDTIKPDLPDDAEDPYVSEVNFVDQPILTLSVSADLPDFELTSLADDVEREIEAVTGVQKVDVSGVRKREVTVIVNQEALVRYDLGLTDVTNALRSANLTFPIGQIVNNGVSYNVAFEGDIVDTSDIQNVPVTSRGGQPVYVRDIAVVEDGLAPASSLSRLSVAGAPSESSITFNVYKQVGGDITTITKAVNERMEELKAPGELLADVTTVVVLDSGDMINKDLLRLTMSGLQTVILVVLLLMAAIGWREGLLAGTAIPLSFLFGFIGLYFSGNTINFLSLFSLILGIGILVDSAIVMVEGINRRMKDNPTIDKNEAAISAIRDFRAPLISGTLTTVSMFVGLFIVSGVTGQFIASIPFTLVFLLFASLFVALAIVPLLASTFLHRRSTSEFEVKQLAYAKKLEAWYHEKLKYYLDSKARQNHFLSLIFALLVFSIFLPINVFAGFIAGPLVYVVTKRSKDKQLARPISNWKRKLMWLPQVALSIVLAVVVSNAILPQASLVRVIFFDQSDVDYIIVEVEEPEGTTKEVTDISIRRVEEILYAEDEIDSFTVTVGSGSQFGNGGTGEKFANIFANLDLDRERTSSEIVSDLREKMAVLNDIKVNVSQPSDGPPTGAAIVVKFLGDDLSEIMQLANESAEIMRTQPGVVNVETSTNNNSTEFVLELDRDKAAASGVSPFLVSQVARTALYGTEATSLTTLDEDINVVVKLNVNNDPSARTDSVNVTTIDALRDITIPSQSGPIPLSSLVSVSLRESSSVISHEDGKRVVSVTADIAEGGNAREAQATALEEIRSQLDIPDAVTLSSGGGETEESNKAFMEMFLALIVGVMLMVGVLVLQFNSYLHMRYVLSILPYSLIGIMFGLAITGNTLSFPSLMGFIALSGIVVNNSILLIDMMNNIRREDPSKDLEEVVLDAATSRLRPILLTTVTTVIGMVPLTYAGDIWSPLAYAVMFGLVFSVIITLVLIPITYLNRPGEVRG; this is encoded by the coding sequence ATGTGGGAATTCTTTATTAAAAACAACCGATTTGCGTACCTATTTTTGGTGGCGCTCATTGGTGTTGGTGTGTTCAGCATTACGACCATTTCACGCGAATCCGCACCTGAGGTGGTGATTCCGGTTGGTATCGTAAGTACGGTACTGCCGGGTGCTCCAGCGGCTGACGTTGAATCGCTCGTGACCAACGAGATCGAGCGTGGACTGCGTGGTCTTGAAAATGTGAAGAAGATCACCTCGACGTCGCGAGAATCAGTCTCGACGATCGTAGTGGAGTTTGATGAGGACGCTGATCTTGATGCGTCGATTCTCGACCTGAAAGATGAAGTGGACACGATCAAGCCAGATCTTCCAGACGATGCCGAAGATCCATATGTATCTGAAGTGAACTTTGTGGATCAGCCGATCTTGACACTATCAGTCTCGGCTGACTTGCCTGATTTTGAACTGACCTCGCTCGCAGATGATGTTGAGCGTGAGATCGAAGCAGTGACGGGTGTGCAGAAAGTGGATGTGAGTGGTGTCCGAAAGCGCGAAGTGACCGTGATCGTAAATCAAGAAGCATTGGTGCGCTATGACCTCGGTTTGACTGATGTTACCAATGCGCTTCGCTCAGCGAATCTTACCTTCCCGATCGGTCAGATCGTAAACAATGGCGTGTCATACAACGTTGCGTTTGAAGGCGATATTGTCGATACGAGTGATATTCAGAATGTGCCGGTGACGAGTCGTGGTGGTCAGCCGGTGTATGTGCGCGACATTGCGGTGGTAGAAGATGGTTTGGCTCCAGCGTCTTCCTTGTCTCGTCTTAGTGTAGCTGGAGCACCTTCTGAAAGTTCGATCACTTTCAATGTGTACAAGCAAGTTGGTGGTGACATCACTACTATTACGAAGGCCGTAAATGAGCGTATGGAGGAACTCAAAGCGCCAGGTGAACTCTTAGCCGATGTCACAACTGTAGTCGTGCTCGACTCAGGTGACATGATCAATAAAGACTTGCTCCGTCTCACAATGTCTGGCTTGCAGACAGTGATCCTGGTGGTTCTGCTTCTCATGGCGGCGATCGGTTGGCGGGAAGGACTTTTGGCTGGGACAGCCATTCCGCTGTCATTCCTCTTTGGATTCATTGGTCTCTACTTCTCAGGCAATACGATCAACTTCTTGAGTCTCTTCTCGCTCATTCTTGGTATCGGTATCTTGGTGGACTCCGCTATCGTGATGGTAGAAGGTATCAACCGCCGCATGAAGGATAATCCAACTATCGATAAGAATGAGGCAGCGATCAGTGCTATCCGTGACTTCCGTGCGCCGCTTATCTCAGGAACTCTAACGACCGTATCGATGTTCGTAGGGCTCTTCATTGTGTCTGGTGTGACCGGGCAATTCATTGCAAGTATTCCGTTTACGCTTGTCTTCTTGCTGTTCGCGTCACTCTTTGTCGCTCTTGCGATCGTGCCACTGCTTGCTTCAACCTTTTTGCATCGACGAAGCACGAGTGAATTTGAGGTGAAGCAGCTTGCGTACGCCAAGAAGCTTGAAGCGTGGTATCACGAGAAGCTCAAGTACTATCTTGATAGCAAGGCGCGTCAGAATCATTTTCTCTCACTTATCTTTGCCTTGTTGGTCTTCTCGATCTTTTTGCCGATCAATGTGTTTGCTGGCTTCATCGCTGGACCGCTTGTGTATGTGGTTACTAAACGTTCGAAGGACAAGCAACTTGCACGCCCGATCAGTAACTGGAAGCGAAAGCTTATGTGGCTGCCGCAGGTAGCGCTCTCGATCGTTCTTGCTGTGGTGGTGTCAAACGCTATCTTGCCGCAGGCGAGTCTGGTGCGAGTGATCTTCTTTGATCAAAGTGACGTTGACTACATTATTGTGGAAGTAGAAGAGCCAGAAGGAACGACCAAGGAGGTGACCGATATCTCAATTCGTCGAGTTGAGGAGATCCTCTATGCTGAGGATGAGATCGATTCGTTCACGGTGACCGTCGGAAGTGGAAGTCAGTTCGGAAATGGAGGTACGGGTGAAAAGTTTGCTAACATCTTTGCTAATCTTGATCTCGATCGTGAGCGAACCAGTAGCGAGATCGTTTCGGATCTTCGCGAAAAGATGGCTGTCTTGAACGATATTAAGGTGAATGTGAGTCAGCCAAGTGATGGTCCGCCAACTGGTGCGGCGATTGTGGTGAAATTCCTCGGTGATGACCTCAGTGAGATCATGCAGCTTGCGAATGAATCAGCTGAGATCATGCGTACACAGCCTGGTGTGGTGAATGTTGAGACAAGCACCAATAACAACAGTACTGAGTTTGTGCTTGAGCTCGATCGTGATAAGGCGGCTGCGTCTGGCGTGAGTCCATTCTTGGTCTCACAGGTAGCGCGAACTGCACTCTATGGTACTGAAGCGACATCACTCACGACACTTGATGAAGATATTAATGTGGTCGTGAAGCTCAATGTAAACAATGATCCAAGTGCTCGAACAGACTCAGTGAACGTAACCACGATCGATGCGCTTCGAGACATCACGATCCCAAGTCAAAGTGGACCAATTCCGCTTTCGAGCTTGGTGTCGGTTTCACTTCGTGAATCAAGCTCAGTCATTTCTCATGAAGATGGTAAGCGAGTGGTGAGTGTCACTGCCGACATTGCTGAAGGTGGTAACGCACGCGAAGCGCAAGCGACCGCGCTTGAAGAGATCAGGTCACAGCTTGATATTCCAGATGCGGTAACTCTTAGTAGCGGCGGTGGCGAGACAGAAGAATCAAACAAGGCATTCATGGAAATGTTCCTGGCGCTTATTGTGGGTGTAATGCTTATGGTTGGAGTCTTGGTGCTCCAGTTCAACTCGTACCTCCATATGCGTTACGTGCTTTCGATCTTGCCGTACTCGCTCATTGGGATCATGTTTGGTCTTGCGATCACCGGCAATACTCTCTCCTTCCCTTCTCTCATGGGCTTCATTGCGCTCTCTGGTATCGTGGTAAACAACTCGATCTTGCTGATCGACATGATGAACAATATTCGCCGAGAAGATCCAAGCAAGGACTTGGAAGAGGTGGTGCTTGATGCTGCGACCAGTCGTTTGCGCCCGATCTTACTCACGACTGTTACGACGGTCATTGGTATGGTTCCGCTTACATACGCTGGCGACATTTGGTCACCGCTTGCCTACGCTGTAATGTTCGGACTTGTGTTCTCAGTGATCATTACTCTCGTGCTGATTCCGATCACGTATCTCAATCGACCGGGTGAGGTTCGAGGTTAA
- a CDS encoding HlyD family efflux transporter periplasmic adaptor subunit, protein MNITQKLRPWLGRKSVRGALVVLVIVVFGLVLQSRNAEVASDQEPQLPVVSLTTATEYAGGQTLSVIGTVRAFTEAKVTAERAGRVTSVPVALGQQVAAGTILVTLENASERASVLQAEGVYDAAVAAAAQTNVGVDEAATALKNAKSNAVSTFKSAYNTTNGIVRNSIDTFFADPDARVPGLRIDGRGFTSQLNNERVAYQTLLATWQTKANTISTDSDLNTELAYAKESVQRTINLIDTFLTVFATQDNSSRYSDSELQSFTASFTNLRSNLIAVQSSIDGVEAGLASAADAVRRAELAASGGETSAADAQVKQALGALRAAQANLAKTILRTPVSGTVNSLSVRPGDFIGGFDEVAVVANNGALEIVTYVSDIERDLLQVGDVVTVEGLYEGRISEIAPAVNSATRKTEVRIATEGADISNGDTVRVTKEFNGESKQTTVRVPLTAVKFERENGFVFSVTDGKLEQHAVVLGDILGGSVEIVEGLSATDSFVIDARGLIAGESVSVTE, encoded by the coding sequence ATGAATATCACACAGAAGCTTCGGCCGTGGCTTGGTCGCAAATCAGTTCGGGGCGCTTTAGTAGTGCTGGTTATTGTTGTTTTTGGTCTTGTTTTGCAAAGCCGAAACGCAGAAGTAGCCAGTGATCAAGAACCTCAGTTACCAGTGGTAAGTCTCACTACTGCTACAGAGTATGCTGGTGGTCAGACTTTATCGGTCATTGGTACTGTTCGTGCGTTTACTGAAGCGAAGGTAACTGCAGAACGTGCAGGTCGGGTTACGAGTGTACCAGTTGCACTTGGACAGCAGGTAGCAGCTGGAACGATTTTGGTGACACTTGAGAATGCGTCTGAGCGCGCTTCTGTGTTACAGGCAGAAGGTGTATACGATGCAGCAGTTGCTGCAGCAGCTCAGACAAATGTTGGTGTCGACGAAGCAGCGACAGCACTCAAGAATGCAAAAAGCAACGCTGTCTCAACGTTCAAGTCGGCATACAACACCACCAATGGCATCGTCCGAAATTCTATCGATACTTTCTTCGCTGACCCAGATGCTCGTGTGCCCGGCCTTCGTATTGATGGTCGAGGTTTCACCAGTCAGCTCAACAATGAGCGTGTCGCATACCAGACCTTGCTTGCGACTTGGCAAACGAAAGCCAATACCATTTCAACTGATTCTGATCTCAATACAGAACTTGCGTATGCTAAAGAATCTGTACAACGAACAATTAATTTGATCGATACGTTTCTAACTGTCTTCGCTACTCAGGACAACAGCTCGCGGTACTCTGACAGCGAATTACAGTCTTTCACTGCTAGTTTTACTAATCTGCGCTCAAATCTGATCGCTGTACAGTCGAGTATTGATGGCGTAGAAGCTGGTCTTGCGAGTGCTGCTGATGCAGTACGACGCGCCGAACTGGCTGCAAGTGGGGGCGAGACCTCAGCTGCTGATGCACAGGTCAAGCAAGCGCTTGGTGCGCTTCGGGCAGCGCAAGCAAATCTAGCGAAGACCATTCTTCGTACACCAGTCAGCGGAACCGTCAATTCCCTCTCGGTCCGCCCGGGTGATTTCATCGGCGGGTTTGATGAGGTGGCGGTGGTTGCTAATAACGGTGCGCTTGAGATCGTTACCTATGTGAGCGATATCGAACGTGACCTTTTGCAAGTTGGCGATGTAGTGACAGTGGAAGGTCTCTACGAAGGCCGTATTTCTGAGATCGCGCCAGCAGTAAATAGTGCTACGCGGAAGACAGAAGTGCGCATTGCGACAGAAGGTGCTGATATTTCAAACGGTGACACGGTTCGGGTGACAAAGGAATTCAATGGCGAATCAAAACAAACCACTGTTCGAGTGCCACTTACTGCAGTGAAGTTTGAGCGAGAGAACGGCTTTGTCTTCAGTGTGACTGATGGAAAGCTAGAACAGCACGCAGTCGTGCTCGGAGATATTCTCGGCGGCTCGGTTGAGATCGTTGAAGGCCTCAGTGCTACTGACTCGTTTGTGATTGATGCTCGTGGACTGATTGCTGGTGAATCTGTTTCGGTAACCGAATAG
- a CDS encoding NAD(P)H-dependent oxidoreductase translates to MQPKNIVIICGNPDADSFTGAILDQYQTAATEAGHAVHRINLGELHFDPILHRGYKEIQALEPDLEMVQNAIREADHVVIGYPNWWCTMPALLKGLFDRIWLPGFAFNFNKETKKLDKHLAGKTGRVFIISGTHSPFKTWWQFGDYTNEIQYGILEFAGIKTDVSAYGPAEKVTDTVREKWMKEVATLGQKGK, encoded by the coding sequence ATGCAACCAAAGAACATTGTGATCATTTGCGGTAATCCAGACGCAGACAGTTTCACTGGTGCCATTCTCGATCAGTACCAAACTGCCGCCACTGAAGCTGGCCATGCAGTCCATCGCATCAATCTAGGCGAGCTTCACTTCGATCCGATCCTGCACCGTGGCTACAAGGAGATACAGGCTTTGGAGCCCGATCTTGAAATGGTCCAGAATGCCATCCGCGAAGCAGACCATGTGGTAATCGGCTACCCGAACTGGTGGTGCACCATGCCAGCCTTGCTCAAGGGCCTTTTTGACCGCATCTGGCTCCCAGGCTTTGCGTTCAATTTCAATAAAGAGACCAAGAAGCTTGATAAGCATTTAGCAGGGAAGACAGGTCGTGTGTTCATCATTTCTGGTACCCACAGTCCATTTAAGACCTGGTGGCAGTTTGGTGACTACACCAACGAGATCCAGTACGGCATCCTCGAATTTGCCGGTATAAAGACCGATGTTTCTGCCTATGGACCAGCCGAAAAAGTAACCGATACAGTGCGAGAAAAGTGGATGAAAGAGGTTGCTACACTCGGTCAAAAAGGGAAGTAG
- the sppA gene encoding signal peptide peptidase SppA, whose product MQRSFLRETAGVVMRAVVVVLTIVIVVFAISSLFESELGISDGNCNIAVLPIEGAILPYHGIGDFELITTPESVESYLRAVEDDPDILGILVEINSPGGTPVASARIAERFRSTNLPVVGLVGDMAASGGYMIAAATDYLIASPMSDVGSIGVNMSYVEESAKNEEEGLTYVQLTTGKFKDTGSPNRPITDEERELLLADLQIIHDEFVGMVATYRDLDRMDVEAIADGSSMPGARAISAGLIDALGGRTEAQEAFANILEIDPAYVQFCEYDQWVLPF is encoded by the coding sequence ATGCAAAGATCATTTCTTCGTGAGACCGCTGGCGTAGTGATGCGCGCGGTTGTCGTAGTGCTCACGATCGTCATTGTCGTATTTGCTATTTCTTCGCTATTTGAATCAGAACTCGGCATCAGTGATGGCAACTGTAACATTGCCGTACTGCCCATAGAGGGAGCAATTCTCCCATATCATGGAATCGGAGATTTCGAACTCATCACCACACCAGAATCAGTCGAATCATATCTACGCGCCGTTGAAGACGACCCAGATATTCTAGGAATACTCGTCGAGATCAACTCACCTGGTGGCACACCGGTAGCGTCAGCACGGATCGCGGAACGCTTCCGCTCAACCAACTTACCAGTAGTTGGACTAGTGGGAGACATGGCAGCGTCAGGTGGATACATGATCGCAGCAGCGACAGACTACCTCATCGCATCACCAATGTCTGATGTAGGAAGTATCGGCGTAAACATGTCGTATGTTGAAGAGTCAGCAAAGAACGAAGAGGAAGGGTTGACCTATGTACAGCTCACTACAGGAAAATTCAAAGATACTGGTTCACCAAATCGACCGATCACTGACGAAGAACGTGAACTGCTGCTCGCTGACCTACAGATCATTCACGATGAATTTGTCGGCATGGTAGCAACCTACCGCGACTTAGACCGTATGGACGTAGAGGCCATCGCTGACGGTTCTTCTATGCCTGGTGCAAGAGCGATCAGTGCTGGACTGATTGACGCACTTGGCGGAAGAACCGAAGCACAGGAAGCGTTTGCAAACATTCTTGAGATCGATCCTGCTTATGTACAGTTCTGCGAATACGATCAGTGGGTACTGCCATTCTAA
- the ychF gene encoding redox-regulated ATPase YchF — protein MSLSVGIVGLPNVGKSTLFNALTKNSVEMANYPFCTIDPSVGVVAVPDNRLETLSKISGSADILPAVVEFVDIAGLVKGASAGEGLGNKFLANIRETNMIAEVVRIFEDSDIHHVSGGVDPLGDIETINLELIMADAETVSKRLNNLERDVKRGDKAAVAEKAVLDKLLPHLEAGHLANALGMTDDELKLVKGLHLLTMKPFLYVCNKKQDAFNLDEHNDDRWQELLQFFADTGSEYVVVDAGMEHELKDLSDDEKNEFRREYGAQDSGVESLIRAAYHRLGLMSYFTTGEKETRAWTVPIGSTGPEAGAAIHTDFQDKYIRAQVVAFEDLVAAGSKAAARDQGKLRTEGKDYIVQDGDVIEFMHS, from the coding sequence ATGTCACTATCTGTAGGAATTGTCGGGCTCCCAAACGTTGGGAAATCAACCCTTTTTAATGCCCTTACCAAAAACTCAGTCGAGATGGCTAACTATCCGTTTTGTACGATCGACCCATCAGTGGGTGTTGTTGCCGTACCTGACAACCGCCTCGAGACACTCTCAAAGATCTCTGGCTCTGCAGATATCTTGCCGGCAGTGGTGGAGTTTGTGGATATTGCTGGTCTTGTAAAGGGAGCTTCAGCTGGTGAAGGGCTTGGCAACAAGTTCCTCGCAAACATTCGTGAGACCAACATGATTGCCGAAGTGGTGCGCATCTTTGAAGACAGTGACATTCACCATGTATCTGGGGGAGTCGATCCACTTGGCGACATCGAAACTATCAACCTCGAACTCATCATGGCTGACGCTGAAACAGTGAGCAAGCGACTGAATAACCTGGAGCGAGATGTGAAGCGCGGCGACAAAGCAGCTGTGGCAGAGAAAGCAGTACTCGACAAACTACTCCCACACCTTGAAGCTGGCCATCTCGCCAACGCACTCGGCATGACTGACGACGAACTGAAGCTGGTGAAGGGCTTGCACTTACTCACCATGAAGCCATTCTTGTACGTCTGTAACAAGAAGCAAGACGCTTTCAACCTAGACGAACATAATGACGATCGCTGGCAAGAACTGTTGCAATTCTTTGCGGACACTGGCTCTGAGTACGTAGTAGTAGATGCTGGCATGGAACACGAACTCAAAGATCTCTCAGACGATGAGAAGAACGAGTTTCGTCGTGAGTATGGTGCACAAGACAGTGGAGTAGAATCGCTTATCCGCGCTGCATACCACCGCCTTGGACTGATGAGTTATTTCACTACTGGCGAAAAGGAGACACGTGCGTGGACTGTACCAATCGGCTCAACTGGGCCAGAGGCGGGTGCAGCCATCCACACAGACTTCCAAGATAAATATATTCGTGCGCAGGTGGTTGCTTTTGAAGACTTAGTTGCAGCTGGCAGTAAAGCAGCCGCTCGCGACCAAGGCAAACTTCGCACTGAGGGAAAGGACTACATTGTCCAAGATGGAGACGTGATCGAATTCATGCACTCGTAA
- a CDS encoding DUF167 domain-containing protein, producing MYIRVRVKAGARKESVSRVSETEFHMSVREPAERNMANKRVRELLAGAVGARPEDVKIITGHHSPTKIFDVPE from the coding sequence ATGTACATTCGCGTACGAGTAAAAGCAGGAGCAAGAAAGGAGTCAGTCTCGCGCGTCAGTGAGACTGAATTTCATATGAGTGTCCGCGAACCCGCTGAACGGAATATGGCGAATAAGCGAGTGCGGGAGCTTTTGGCGGGCGCCGTAGGCGCCCGCCCGGAAGACGTGAAGATCATCACCGGCCACCACTCACCAACAAAGATATTTGATGTGCCAGAATAG
- a CDS encoding HAD hydrolase-like protein produces MEYLIFDFDGVLGNTWNAVIHGIVASGREPDTESAIENARRYASKRPFHSKELTLSDEKLAAEYEWIRSFGKIVHDHGFTLFDDLVQEILKLEDAKIAVVSSGSQNYVLPALQTTKLQPTHILAFEDHHSKEEKVALVCRDWGIPIEDVYYFTDTLADVYELKDLIAPDKLIGVSWGYCAKEQLLTELPENNILNTPQDLPSLFT; encoded by the coding sequence ATGGAGTATTTGATATTCGACTTTGATGGGGTACTCGGCAACACCTGGAACGCAGTCATACACGGTATTGTTGCAAGTGGTAGAGAACCAGACACTGAATCTGCAATTGAAAATGCAAGGCGCTACGCCAGCAAAAGGCCCTTTCATTCTAAAGAACTCACTCTTTCCGACGAGAAGTTAGCAGCAGAATACGAATGGATCAGGTCGTTTGGCAAAATCGTGCACGATCACGGCTTCACACTCTTTGATGATCTTGTTCAGGAAATACTAAAACTTGAAGATGCAAAGATCGCAGTCGTCTCAAGCGGATCACAAAACTACGTACTGCCAGCACTCCAGACTACAAAATTACAACCAACCCACATCCTCGCCTTTGAAGACCACCACTCCAAGGAAGAGAAGGTCGCATTGGTCTGCCGTGACTGGGGAATTCCAATTGAAGACGTTTACTATTTCACTGACACCCTAGCTGATGTCTATGAACTAAAGGATCTGATTGCACCAGATAAACTCATCGGGGTGAGCTGGGGCTACTGCGCTAAAGAACAGCTTTTGACTGAGCTGCCAGAGAACAACATTCTCAATACTCCGCAAGACCTACCGAGCCTTTTCACGTAG